The genomic segment CAGCGCGGCGGTCAGCTCACTGCGGTCCAGCCCGTCGATCTCGCTGACCGCCGACGCCAGGGCCGCGATCGCGTTCGCGATGGCCGGCAACTGGGTGTTCACCATGATGTAGACCCGGTCGGCGGTGTCACTGATTCCCTCGTTGACGGTCTTGCCGTTCTTGAGCCGGTCGCTGAGTTCCATCTCGTTCCCCTGTTCGTCGACAATCTGGATGGCGCGGGCGACGATGGCCGGCTTCTGCGCCTTGATCGCGGGTCCCGGGCACTGGGAGTGGCCCCAGTCGTAACCGGACTCGGCCCCCATCGAGTGGTGCCCCAGGCCGCGTTGGGCCGGGGTGCCGGTGACCCGCAGCGGCACCCCGTACTCCCGGTGTGCCCGGGCCAGGATCTGCGCCGCCGCCTCCACCTGCTGCGGGGTCAACCGGTCCGGCAGGAAGCCGGCGTTCTCGATGCTCAGCCAGGCGCTGTTGCCGGCCCGCTGGGTCCAGGCGATGACGTCGGTGTCGACCATCTGGGCGATCTCGCCGGACTTGCTGACGATGAAGTGCGACGAGACCCGGGCGATGGGATTGCGCTGCCAGGCGATCGTGCCCTCGTAGGTGCCGGCGGCGATGTGCAGCACCACGCCGTCGTGCCGGGTGAGCGGGCCGCCCTGGTTGGGGCTGGGTCCCACCCATCTCGCGATGTCGGTCCAACGCATCAGGTGTCTCTCCTCCAGGTATCGGGTCGGGCCACGA from the Solwaraspora sp. WMMD1047 genome contains:
- a CDS encoding peptidoglycan recognition family protein, encoding MRWTDIARWVGPSPNQGGPLTRHDGVVLHIAAGTYEGTIAWQRNPIARVSSHFIVSKSGEIAQMVDTDVIAWTQRAGNSAWLSIENAGFLPDRLTPQQVEAAAQILARAHREYGVPLRVTGTPAQRGLGHHSMGAESGYDWGHSQCPGPAIKAQKPAIVARAIQIVDEQGNEMELSDRLKNGKTVNEGISDTADRVYIMVNTQLPAIANAIAALASAVSEIDGLDRSELTAALAAERPALVAGVLAGLPAEEIAAAIPTDLAARVADELSGRLAS